The genomic DNA ATATGATGAAGCTGGGCAAGAGATGAATGGCATTTATGGTGATATTTTTGAAGAGGAATATGAATCAATTCTAAATGAATGGCAAATCCAATTTGGGGAAGATGATTATCTCAATTATGTTAATAAAATAGATGCATCAAAAACGCATAAAGGCTATTTTTCAATCGATAAAAAATCTAACCAATTTAAAGAAAGCAAAATTAATAATCGTAAGGAAAGTACTTCCGATGATGAAGATGCATATGACCTCATTATGAAGGATAAAGAACGTTTATTAGATATGAAAGAACCAGTTCGTTTTATTTTCTCACATTCAGCATTACGTGAAGGTTGGGATAATCCCAATGTTTTTCAAATATGTACATTAAAGCAAAGTAGCTCGGATGTTCGTAAAAGACAAGAAGTAGGGCGTGGATTAAGACTTAGCGTGAATAATGTAGGGGAAAGAATGGATGCTACCATACTTGGTGAAGATGTACATACGGTTAATACCTTAACAGTTGTTGCAAATGAAAGCTATGAGGATTTTACGAAAAGCTTACAATCAGAAATTGCAGCAGTTGTTGCAGATAGACCAAGAGAGGTAACATATGATCTATTTGAAAATAAAGTGATTAAAGATGAAAATGGATTAAATGAACAAGTCGTTGACCGAAAACTAGCCATGAAAATCACCAATGGTTTAATAAGGAATGATTACTTAAATGATAGCAATGAATTAACAGAGACCTATTATAGCGATGTAAAGAATGGTGAACTAAAAGTTGCTGAAGAACTTGCACCTTATACTTATGAAATTGTAGGGATTCTTGATTCAATTTATGACCCTAATGCCATGAAACCTGAAAATGCTAGAGATAACAACGTTGAAGCGAAAGTGGATGAAACCAAGCTCCAAATGGAAGAATTTAAAGCACTTTGGAACAAAATTAATCATAAGTCAGCTTATGTTGTTAATTTTGACACAGATGAACTAATTAGTAAGTCCATTAATGAATTGGACCGTAAGTTAAGAGTATCAAAGATTTACTTTAAAATTGATGCAGGTGAAATGGAGTCCATTAAATCAAAAGAATCATTAGAAGCGGGAGAAGATTTTAAAAAGACTTCCTCTGATGATAAGGAAGTGGATTCTATGGTAAATGCAAATGTGAAATATGATTTAATTGGGCAGATTGTGGAACAAACTGAACTCACTAGACACAACGTTAGTCAAATCCTAAGAGGAATTGCAAAAACAACATTTGACCAATTTAAGATGAATCCAGAAGAATTCATTATAAAATGTTCAAATTTAATTAATGAGCAAAAAGCGACGGTTATTATTGAACACATTTCTTATAATAAACTAGATGAGTCATATACAACTGATATTTTCACAGAGCCAACGTTAAAGGGTAAGCTCGAAGTAAATGCAATGAAAACTAACAAGCATTTGTATGACCATTTAATTTATGATTCAACAAATGAACGTAAATTTGCAGAAAGCCTTGATTCAAAAGAGAACGTTGCAGTGTATATTAAACTGCCTAATGGCTTCTATATAAATACACCAGTTGGAAAATACA from Jeotgalicoccus saudimassiliensis includes the following:
- a CDS encoding type III restriction-modification system endonuclease, with product MKLQFKHQKFQADAAAAVCKVFNGQPKLTPTYIVDKGVLQDRQLTMDDNETLTGYNNKKILLSDNQVLENLQKVQRENQLEPSKHLEGKFNLTVEMETGVGKTYTYIKTMFELNKLYGWSKFIVVVPSVAIREGIYKSFQVTQEHFSLDYNKKARFFIYNSKDLTKVEQFASDSGINVMIINSQAFNARGKDARRIYMELDDFQSRRPIDVIAATNPIMIIDEPQSVEGKATKEKLKEFNPLMTLRYSATHKKDSIYNMIYRLDALEAYNKRLVKRIAVKGISVSGTTGTDSYLYLERINLSGDKPPTASLGFEKKGKNKVRRITRHVREGDNLFDLSDGLEQYKGFTIARISGLDNSVEFTNGIIIYAGEVVGEVNEEHLRRIQIRETIQSHLEKERDLFYKGIKVLSLFFIDEVAKYKQYDEAGQEMNGIYGDIFEEEYESILNEWQIQFGEDDYLNYVNKIDASKTHKGYFSIDKKSNQFKESKINNRKESTSDDEDAYDLIMKDKERLLDMKEPVRFIFSHSALREGWDNPNVFQICTLKQSSSDVRKRQEVGRGLRLSVNNVGERMDATILGEDVHTVNTLTVVANESYEDFTKSLQSEIAAVVADRPREVTYDLFENKVIKDENGLNEQVVDRKLAMKITNGLIRNDYLNDSNELTETYYSDVKNGELKVAEELAPYTYEIVGILDSIYDPNAMKPENARDNNVEAKVDETKLQMEEFKALWNKINHKSAYVVNFDTDELISKSINELDRKLRVSKIYFKIDAGEMESIKSKESLEAGEDFKKTSSDDKEVDSMVNANVKYDLIGQIVEQTELTRHNVSQILRGIAKTTFDQFKMNPEEFIIKCSNLINEQKATVIIEHISYNKLDESYTTDIFTEPTLKGKLEVNAMKTNKHLYDHLIYDSTNERKFAESLDSKENVAVYIKLPNGFYINTPVGKYNPDWAIAFEEGTVKHIYFVAETKGSMSSMDIRKVEKLKEHCAKEHFKKISDNTVKYDIISNFDELLNFVNSN